TTCGTCTGGGCCACCCTGCCACCCGGCCTCGACTCCAAGGCGATGATGCCGCGGGCGATCGCGGCCCGGGTCGCCTACGTGCCCGGCACCGGGTTCTATGCCGACGGCAAGGGCGGCGACAACATGCGGCTCAACTTCTCGTTCCCGTCGCCGGAGCGGATCCGCGAGGGCGTCCGCCGCCTCGCCGGGGTGATGGAGCAGGACCTGGCCATGCGGCAGGTGTTCGGCGCCATCAGCGCCGTTGCCAACCGCCGCCGCGGGCAGGCCGGATCCGACACCCCTGGTCCCGACTTGGCATGATCTGACTTATGAGCAGCACCGATCTGCGCGTCCTTGTTCTTGCCGGCGGGTTGTCCTACGAGCGGGACGTGTCCCTCAAGTCCGGCCGCCGGGTGATCGACGCGCTACGGGCGGCGGGCATCGACGCCCAGCAGCGCGACGCCGACGTGTCGCTGCTGCCGGCGTTACGGTCCGACCCGCCGGATGCCGTGGTGATCGCCCTGCACGGCGCCACCGGTGAGGACGGGTCGCTGCGCGGGGTGCTCGACCTGTGCGACGTGCCCTACGTCGGCTGTGACGCGCTGGCGTCCCGGCTCGCGTGGGACAAGCCCTCGGCGAAGGCCGTGCTGCGCGAGGCCGGCATCCCGACACCCGATTGGGTGGCGTTGCCGCACGACCGGTTCTCCGAGCTCGGCGCGGTCGCGGTGCTGGAGCGGATCGCCTCGCGGTTGGGGCTGCCGCTGATGGTCAAGCCGGCTCAGGGTGGCTCGGGTCTCGGTGCCGCGGTCGTGCGCGACGAGAGCTCGCTGCCGGCGGCGATGGTGGGTTGCTTCGCCTATGACTCCACCGCGCTCGTCGAGCGGTATGTGACCGGCATGGACGTCGCGGTCACCGTGATCGACCTTGGCGACGGGCCCCAGGCGCTGCCCGCGGTCGAGATCGTGCCGCGCAATGGGGTGTACGACTATGCGGCGCGCTACACGGCCGGGCTGACGACGTGGCACACGCCGGCGCGGTTGGACGCTTCTGCTGCCGCCGTGGTCGCCGAGACGGCGGTGGCGGCGCACAACGCGCTGGGGCTGCGCGACCTGTCCCGCGTAGACATGATCGTCGACGGGTCTGGGGCGCCGCATGTGCTCGAGGTCAACGTGGCGCCGGGGATGACGGAGACGTCGCTCATGCCGATGGCGATTCAGGCCGCCGGGTTGGACTTCGGCAAGGTGTTGGCGGCGATGGTGTCACGGTCGGCGGGACGGGCTTCCTGACTAGGTCGTCGGTCTGCGCATGCAGACTCGGGGCCAGCGGTCGAGGCCGTGGTCGGCTTCTTGTTGCCGCCTCTCTCTGAGGCCCGGCGTGATTTCGTGCTCGTCGAGTGTTCGGAAGCGTTGGCGCTCGTAGTAGGGCGCGTTCCATGGGACGTCCCTGAAGGTGGTCAGCGTAAGTGCTGGCATCCCCTTCGCCTTTGCCGTTTTCGCGGCGTGAGTGATCAGCTCGCGGCCGATTCCTTGTCGTGCGTGGGTTTGGTGTACGGAGAGCTGCTCCAGGTGGAGGTTGCCGTCTAGCGGTTCGGCGAATAGGTAGGCCGTCACGTGGTCGGTGTTGGTGGTGGCTACCCAGGCTTTGCCGGCTTGCTGGTATCGCGTCAGGTCTGCCAGCGACGGCGGGTCGTCGTCAGCGATCTCCGGCATGCCGATCTCTCGGAAGAGTTCGCCGGCTGAGCGTTCGATGTCCTGGAGGCTTACCAGGTCATCGGAGTGCGCCTCCCGTATCCGCATCCCACGATTCTGAGGCTCCTTCGTTTCACGTGAAACGGGTTTCGATGGTGGGGATGGGTTGAGGTGTCGGGTCTCGCGGATTCGAGGTTGGTGGGGGGTGAGGTCGACCTTGCCGAGGGCCCGTGGGCTGGACAGGCCGGCAGTTGGTCGGCAGTTCGCGCTTGGCTGGCGGTTGAGAGTCTGCGTTAGTTCGTTGTGGGGTTAGGGCGGGCGATCTGCCCGTGGCCGCGGTCAGGGCCTCGCTGTTCCACATGGAACTGGACAGCCACGGAGCCGCGCGCCGCGCCTCGCCCGGTGCTCCGTGGTCGCCGTGGCGGCCGTGGGGTTGTGCAGGCGGAGTCGGCAAGCTAATTGACTGGGCCGAGGCGTCGCCGGTGCGGCCCGCGGACATCGCCTGCTTCCGCCGGGGCCGGGGGCTTGCTTCGGCCTCGAATGCTGTCGAGGCGTCAAGGGGGCGCGACCGTCATGCGTCAGTGCGATGGGCCAGGGCGCGGTTGCGTGTCCATCGGAAGGTTTGGCGTGCTCGTGCCCCCGTACCCGTGGAGGTCTCATTACAGTCGCTGGGCTCGGTGGAGCGTTCTCTCCCGCCGGAGTGCAGCCATGGTGTGGAACGACGCAGGGCCTCGTCAACCTCGCGCTATCGCGGCCAGCGTCCAACCGCGTCATCACCGATGCGCGACACGGTCGGGCCGTTGGCGTCGACATGAATGGCCGGCCCTTTGTCGCCGTGGTGTCTGGCTACAGCTGAACTGGAGCGACGTGGCGGTGCTGTTCTCGATCGCCTACCGGATTCCGGGCAGCGTCACCGAAGCCGAAGACGCGTCAGGAGTCGAGTTCGACGTGAAGCCGGTGACCATCGCTATCCCCGGCAGGGTGACCGCCGAACCACCGACTCGCTGTGGATCCGCCGGCGGGGGTCGACCCGCGCGGCGTTCTGACAGGGCGGCGGCACGGGCCATACAGGCAACGGCGCCTGCGCGGCTTGGAATACAACGGCGCGCCCACGATTCGAGCTCGACCGGCGCCCAATCAACGCGCCAGCGGGCGAGTGTGGCGCGGACACCGCGGAAGGCGGGTCGCCGTGGAGGATTGGCGTCGCTGCCGTCCGGGCCACGATCGCTACGGCCGCCTCGACGACCGGCGTCTGAGGGATCGGGGGCGAGGCTCGTCGGACCCTTGCGTACTGTCCGCCGCCAAAGCCCCCGAGACCGACCCGACCGAACCTGGCATCGGGGGGACGCGCAATCAGCTCCCAGGACACAGCCGCCGGCGCGCTCGGATTCGGGGACAGTCGGTCGGCAGACTTGGTCGAGTACGGCTCCATCGCAGTCGCGTCGCCCAGCGTCCGCCACCGCCAACACAGGCACCCGCTATCTCCAGGCGAGCCGGCTCCGGGTCATCACCCACCCCCACACGACGGGCCGCCCCCAGCGTG
This genomic interval from Asanoa ferruginea contains the following:
- a CDS encoding D-alanine--D-alanine ligase family protein → MSSTDLRVLVLAGGLSYERDVSLKSGRRVIDALRAAGIDAQQRDADVSLLPALRSDPPDAVVIALHGATGEDGSLRGVLDLCDVPYVGCDALASRLAWDKPSAKAVLREAGIPTPDWVALPHDRFSELGAVAVLERIASRLGLPLMVKPAQGGSGLGAAVVRDESSLPAAMVGCFAYDSTALVERYVTGMDVAVTVIDLGDGPQALPAVEIVPRNGVYDYAARYTAGLTTWHTPARLDASAAAVVAETAVAAHNALGLRDLSRVDMIVDGSGAPHVLEVNVAPGMTETSLMPMAIQAAGLDFGKVLAAMVSRSAGRAS
- a CDS encoding GNAT family N-acetyltransferase, with translation MRIREAHSDDLVSLQDIERSAGELFREIGMPEIADDDPPSLADLTRYQQAGKAWVATTNTDHVTAYLFAEPLDGNLHLEQLSVHQTHARQGIGRELITHAAKTAKAKGMPALTLTTFRDVPWNAPYYERQRFRTLDEHEITPGLRERRQQEADHGLDRWPRVCMRRPTT